gaaaaatcccttattgatttcaaaaagaaagagtctgatgtgaagaatgttcttgggatcttttggtgagagatgtgagttgggtttgacattgaggaataattaaatatcttgtatgtttgggaaatggtagaacaatggagattgagcattgtatgcatgagttgatccctttcttagatatattatgtgaaAATGTCAAGGCTACtgtgttttgagagtaaaccaccttaaaagattattttgaacctctgatttcacttgcattaaagcctttgtcttaccaaaccaaatgacttggaccagttgaccatttgtgagatgtctattgagtttgcttcctgaatgttagagagatggtggatttgtggtttgtggatgcatgattaatgagtgtagagatcaaaggagctgagataggcttagagaagttagagatggataaaatctttgctaTTGCTacttggtatgattatgcaaggttgttaggttgagaactaagaagagtttcttttggttatgagtccccattttcaaactttttctccttggttcttgaaagcttacttgtggacaagtaaatgactagtgtgggggagttgatgtcttgcatatttgcattgttttaaccattcattcataagcattttcatcatatagaataggatttagacatgtttaggttgcattttgcatgcataagtctctattaggtactggagtgccaagtgaggttattggagacatttggatgcacttggagctcaaaagatgtgaaaaggaagatgattggacgagaggagcctggagcgacctgcagaggtcgttgtgagacctcgctccagccggagcgaccttgacgaccaaagctggagcgaccactccaagtcgctcggctttacacggctcgaagacgaagaaaatgcctccggagcgacccctcgcagcgaccaCCCAAGATCGCTCCTGAAGCCCAGAGCGACCTCTCGGAGCGACTggccgaggtcgctccgcgttatcaatgcacgatttttattattttcaaggacctttttgcaatttattgtgcacgtttttgcactgaaaaacctaatgtttaagtatgctttgtagccaccattggcagattatcttttatctattgaatacacaaaactctctcaagaaagttctcttttggatttgattgttcttgtgttcttgtgattttcttttctagttctctatatgattcatctgaaatccaccatgggtttaagaggaatcatggagattagtgagtaatcaccttttggattcatgggttagggtgattaagggtgattaggctaattctaggatgttttaggtatagatcatacttgttccttgcatagtaaagtgatcttaatgcatcatttgagtaggccactcaaagggtgatctctaggcatttctcacccgacaggtgtttgatgaaatgcctgagtcaactctcctaggcttttagtgtactttgccaaagagatttgttgttaaagatgctaagatagctaatagacttgttagtaatgattgcttgcatgttattcaaccaaagacatttgatgtttgagacatgttagcaaatgggcattcatctagacatagagcttgcttagaattgtgtctaggcttaaggttgatagttttatttatcatttacattccttagttcgaaacctgatcacccaaggtctaaatccctatacccatgagttctcctttccaatagcttaaaagtatcatttctattacttgcattctagttttagtttaaaaaccatccaattcactgattgcacttagattaggcaaatacttgcattctctctgtatttgaatccctcagatttggttcgacaacttacttccactatactatcatttgacttaggagcctcaaaactcctaacatcccATAAGCAGCATTTTTCACCAGGTACGAGAGATGCTTCTCTTTATACTTTTGGACAATGTTAtgttgaaggtgataataacatattcctcggatTTTCCAAGAAAACATCTtatcacacgcacttttaatggatGTGTGAAGGTtggagactatcaccagagaaTACTCATCAGATACACGACTCgctaattttatgaaaaatcaTTCCCAATATTCATTATTTTCAGCATCTAAtgaaaatatctgaaaattacCATCTTGTgtggctgcaactaacataacatcTTCATACTTTCCATCAGGTGAGTCTCATATACCATAGTGACCCTTCTTTGATACTGAAAACCTCTGATAGAaactccaaaagagagaaatagatacttaaatctattTAGAGAATCAAGTTCAATACCAGTGATAGAACCCGGATTGCTAAGaagatttttttcaaatatgaagGCAGTTGCTCATACCCATCTTTTCTGATCTTCTCACCAATTCTTGCACATATAACAATattctgtatgaagtggtgtattCAAgtgtcatgccaaacatgttcttcattgcatcttGATATGCTGCTGATTCAACCCATCAATGATTCTAACACGATCTATAAAAAGCCTACCAATATATTTCGGAGTACAGTGCTAAGCGATTCTATCTGCCACAGAACAGGTATGAATTTCCACATACTTGGTTATCGAAAATGTGTTtgtcccatgtttcacactcgatctgatcttccatccacaaccatTAACACGACATGTtaccacaaggagagttttcgTTGACTTGTATATTCTCAAGGAGAACCTACGCCTCACCACTATCAACCGCAACTCTGAAACCAGCGCATCCCTACTagcaaaactctggttgacatagatatTGTTAGCATTCAATCTTCCTCCTTCACTACCATATGTCCCCTTGAAATCTTCAAAACACATATCAACATCCTCTTTCTCATCCTCATCTTTAACTTTTCCATGCTCACTGTAATCCTCAGCATCATCAACCACTTCAGCAACATCATGgatatcagcatcctcctccccattatCCTTCTCCCCATCATAATTTTCATCTTCAGCCAAATCATCATCCCCCTCATCAGCTTCATCcccttcatcatcttctttccCTTCCTCTGAAACCGTTCTCATCTTGCTAATGCTTGATACACAAATACGTAATTCATGCGTTTTAGTTTCCTCAAGCAAGTTctgaacttgtctatcacttatAACATGAATAGGAAGGGGGTCTGGATCCATCTGTTGCATCATTGATTCTGATAATGAGTATATTAACTGCACAGAGAGTATGTGTTCATGTCCCTCTAAATTGATAATGAGTAGATTCTGGATGTTTTCTTGGTACAGCCATCCCTCTAAATTGGGATGACATAATCCCTTCTGTTGAATGCATCATGGTGTAACATTGACAGTACACTCATTTGGATCAGCTTTCAG
This genomic stretch from Raphanus sativus cultivar WK10039 chromosome 3, ASM80110v3, whole genome shotgun sequence harbors:
- the LOC108831429 gene encoding uncharacterized protein LOC108831429, whose amino-acid sequence is MDPDPLPIHVISDRQVQNLLEETKTHELRICVSSISKMRTVSEEGKEDDEGDEADEGDDDLAEDENYDGEKDNGEEDADIHDVAEVVDDAEDYSEHGKVKDEDEKEDVDMCFEDFKGTYGSEGGRLNANNIYVNQSFASRDALVSELRLIVVRRRFSLRIYKSTKTLLVVTCRVNGCGWKIRSSVKHGTNTFSITKYVEIHTCSVADRIA